In a single window of the Papaver somniferum cultivar HN1 chromosome 8, ASM357369v1, whole genome shotgun sequence genome:
- the LOC113306577 gene encoding 39S ribosomal protein L47, mitochondrial-like, translating to MFVAKIFNRALYLGTRSNGSFYSTTTAAATATSAKTSHNPLEEFFEVTRSQEEDKPNTYGRSWKASELRLKSWDDLQKLWYVLLKEKNMLMTQRQMLNAQNLRFPNPERIPKVRKSMCRIKHVLTERAIEEADPRRSAEMKRMINGL from the exons ATGTTCGTGGCAAAGATATTTAATAGGGCACTCTATCTGGGTACTCGATCAAATGGTTCATTCTATTCAACTACTACTGCTGCAGCTACTGCAACTTCAGCCAAGACATCACACAATCCTTTAGAAGAGTTTTTTGAGGTTACTAGGAGTCAAGAAGAGGACAAACCAAATACTTACG GTCGAAGTTGGAAGGCATCTGAATTGCGTCTCAAGTCTTGGGATGACCTTCAAAAGCTATGGTATGTGCTTTTGAAAGAGAAGAACATGCTTATGACACAACGCCAAATGCTCAACGCACAGAACCTACGATTTCCCAACCCAGAGCGTATCCCTAAG GTAAGGAAGTCAATGTGTCGAATCAAGCATGTGCTTACTGAGAGAGCAATTGAAGAAGCTGATCCAAGAAGGTCCGcagagatgaagaggatgataaatggtttgtga
- the LOC113306576 gene encoding uncharacterized protein LOC113306576, giving the protein MSSFHAERPKPWYDYTSSNPTPSQSGGGRGGYQEVPWKGFGTSVDAISFGFVATAILVSMFIIMAIFEHLIRPKPTFSSPQDAAQRSFEMGEMRVRIHTLEKLGNSQNAPTSYTPGFSVLMPGEHCPTFIAQPAPLPCPREEIYWPSHGNAFVVAP; this is encoded by the exons ATGAGTAGCTTCCATGCTGAAAGACCTAAGCCATGGTACGATTATACAAGCTCGAATCCAACGCCATCACAATCTGGTGGTGGAAGAGGAGGATATCAAGAAGTGCCTTGGAAGGGTTTTGGGACTTCAGTAGATGCTATATCTTTTGGTTTTGTTGCTACAGCAATTCTAGTCTCTATGTTCATTATCATGGCCATTTTTGAACATCTGATAAGGCCAAAACCAACTTTCTCGTCACCTCAAGATGCAGCTCAAAGATCCTTCGAAATGGGTGAAATGAGAGTTCGGATTCATACGCTCGAGAAGCTTGGTAATTCGCAAAAT GCGCCAACATCATACACGCCAGGCTTCTCAGTTCTGATGCCAGGAGAACATTGCCCGACATTCATTGCCCAGCCTGCTCCCCTTCCTTGCCCTAGAGAAGAGATATACTGGCCTTCACATGGGAATGCTTTTGTTGTTGCTCCTTAG